A single Brevundimonas sp. SL130 DNA region contains:
- a CDS encoding RNA polymerase sigma factor — MTIVPLFPEWNADEDKAAKPTRPVVSPVRRSEAPRRPLTPVEVLARAAGRGERGRSVTPADVIAQSLDRTPSLDRFWAVWMAHQTVLRQRSLRLSGGNPADAEDALSAAMVRAAQAFDRQPIQNPGAWLVRILHNACMDQHRQNASRVPIKTEDDDLPAPSAAAWTRAAPSPEEAVAQQESDAAWGRAMRALPASLVEPLKLHLDDWSDEQIAAHLNISRELVRKRRQLARKQLRLLLDI; from the coding sequence ATGACCATCGTCCCGCTTTTTCCGGAATGGAATGCGGATGAAGACAAGGCGGCGAAACCGACGCGGCCCGTGGTTTCCCCCGTGCGCCGTTCGGAGGCGCCGCGACGGCCGCTCACGCCGGTGGAGGTCCTGGCCAGGGCGGCGGGACGCGGCGAGCGGGGTCGATCCGTAACGCCGGCGGATGTCATCGCCCAGTCGCTCGACCGCACGCCGTCGTTAGATCGGTTCTGGGCGGTCTGGATGGCGCACCAGACTGTTCTGCGCCAGCGCAGTCTGAGACTGAGCGGCGGCAACCCCGCCGACGCCGAGGATGCTTTGAGCGCCGCCATGGTCCGGGCCGCCCAGGCCTTCGACCGGCAGCCGATCCAGAACCCGGGCGCCTGGCTGGTGCGGATCCTGCACAACGCCTGCATGGACCAGCATCGCCAGAACGCCAGCCGGGTTCCGATCAAGACCGAGGATGACGACCTGCCGGCGCCCTCGGCGGCGGCCTGGACCAGGGCCGCGCCGTCGCCGGAGGAAGCGGTGGCGCAGCAGGAGAGCGACGCCGCCTGGGGACGGGCGATGAGGGCCCTGCCGGCGAGCCTGGTCGAGCCGCTGAAGCTTCATCTGGACGACTGGAGCGACGAGCAGATCGCCGCCCATCTGAACATCAGCCGCGAACTGGTCAGAAAGCGACGTCAGCTGGCCCGCAAACAGCTGCGGCTTCTGCTGGATATCTAG
- a CDS encoding glycosyltransferase codes for MTLTDLDVHESELRLIPGLDVEVADTLRALKLAATEDRPRLVDTTMLYAPRSGGVKRYLLSKKTWIEANRPGVSHSLVVPGARHKARADGIVQLRATKLPFGDGYRWPSSVKRWSAWVAAMKPSIIEAGDPYTPGQGALEAGQRVGCPVVGFCHSDPASLAALHFGEWAKKPVEKRWARLFSQFDRVISPSRFIARRLEEAGVSNIVIRPLGVEIDTFRPDRRDRQWLLKELGLGEDARLLCFAGRPAKEKNVDILIEAVQKLGAPYHLVLVGAGSGMPDEDRVISMPYEKDPKAVARIIASCDAFVHANDKEPFGLIVLEAMACGRPVVGVNAGGVAETVDESVGQLAASAEAGAYAEAVEALFARDIEAIGRAAREKAVNQFAWNRVFEDLCMVYGELTGEAAFVQPEEAFAVH; via the coding sequence ATGACACTGACCGACCTCGACGTTCACGAAAGCGAGCTCCGGCTGATTCCCGGACTGGACGTCGAAGTCGCGGACACCCTGCGGGCGCTGAAACTGGCCGCCACGGAGGATCGCCCCCGGTTGGTGGACACCACCATGTTGTACGCGCCGCGCTCCGGCGGGGTGAAACGCTACCTGCTGTCGAAGAAGACCTGGATCGAGGCCAACCGGCCGGGGGTCAGTCATTCACTGGTCGTGCCGGGCGCGCGTCACAAGGCGCGAGCCGACGGCATCGTGCAGCTGCGGGCGACAAAGCTGCCGTTCGGCGACGGTTATCGTTGGCCCAGCTCGGTCAAGCGCTGGAGCGCTTGGGTTGCGGCGATGAAGCCGTCGATCATCGAAGCCGGCGATCCTTACACGCCGGGGCAGGGCGCCCTGGAGGCGGGCCAGCGGGTGGGGTGCCCGGTCGTCGGCTTCTGTCATTCCGATCCGGCGAGCCTGGCGGCCCTGCACTTCGGCGAATGGGCCAAGAAGCCCGTGGAGAAGCGCTGGGCCCGCCTGTTCTCACAGTTCGACCGTGTGATCTCGCCGAGCCGATTTATCGCCAGGCGGCTGGAAGAGGCCGGGGTGAGCAATATCGTCATCCGTCCGCTGGGCGTCGAGATCGACACCTTCCGGCCCGACCGTCGCGACCGTCAGTGGCTGTTGAAGGAATTGGGCCTTGGCGAAGACGCGCGGTTGCTGTGTTTCGCCGGTCGGCCGGCCAAGGAGAAGAACGTCGATATCCTGATCGAGGCCGTCCAGAAGCTGGGCGCGCCCTATCATCTGGTGCTGGTCGGCGCCGGGTCGGGCATGCCTGACGAGGATCGGGTGATTTCGATGCCCTATGAGAAGGATCCGAAAGCTGTGGCCCGGATCATCGCCAGCTGTGACGCCTTTGTGCACGCCAATGACAAGGAGCCGTTCGGCCTGATCGTGCTGGAGGCCATGGCCTGTGGTCGTCCCGTGGTCGGGGTCAACGCCGGGGGGGTGGCCGAGACGGTCGACGAGTCGGTCGGGCAGTTGGCGGCCAGCGCCGAGGCCGGGGCCTATGCCGAGGCGGTCGAGGCCCTGTTTGCGAGGGACATCGAGGCCATCGGCCGTGCGGCGCGGGAAAAGGCCGTCAACCAGTTCGCCTGGAATCGGGTCTTTGAGGACCTGTGCATGGTCTATGGCGAGCTGACGGGCGAAGCCGCCTTCGTGCAGCCGGAAGAGGCCTTCGCCGTCCACTGA